Proteins encoded in a region of the Orcinus orca chromosome 8, mOrcOrc1.1, whole genome shotgun sequence genome:
- the LOC101275467 gene encoding cytochrome c oxidase assembly factor 4 homolog, mitochondrial, whose protein sequence is MSAQGHTWSRQVKKEDEEEDPLDQLISRSGCAASHYAVQECMAQHQDWRQCQPQVQAFRDCMSEQQARRREELQRKKEQSSAHR, encoded by the coding sequence atgtCAGCTCAAGGCCATACCTGGTCCCGACAGGTgaagaaagaagatgaagaagaggacCCACTGGACCAGCTGATCTCCCGCTCTGGctgtgctgcttcccactatgcAGTGCAGGAGTGCATGGCCCAGCACCAGGACTGGCGACAGTGCCAGCCACAGGTGCAGGCCTTTAGGGACTGCATGAGTGAACAGCAGGCAAGGCGACGGGAGGAGctgcagaggaagaaagagcaaAGCAGTGCCCACCGCTGA